The following nucleotide sequence is from Anaeromicrobium sediminis.
TATTAGCTCTCATATACCCCATTTTTTATCACCCTTCTTTACTAGTCTCTTTTAATTTCTTCTATAATATACGCTTCTATAATATCGCCTTCTCTAAGGTCATTATAGTTTGCAATACCTATACCACATTCATATCCAGTTTGAACTTCCTTAGCATCATCTTTAAATCTCTTAAGGGATGATACATCTCCTTCAAAGATTACGATTCCATCTCTTACTAATCTCATCTTCGCATTTCTTGCCATCTTACCTTCTTTTACATATGCCCCTGCTATAGTTCCAATGTTAGGTACTTTAAATGTTGCCCTTACTTCTGATTTTCCTATAACAACTTCTTTAAACTCTGGGTCTAACATACCTTTCATTGCCTTTTGCACATCTTCTATAGCTTCATAGATAACTCTGTAAATTCTTACATCTACACTTTCTCTTTCAGCCATGCTAGATACTGCCGAAGACGGTCTTACATTGAATCCTATTATAATAGCATTAGAAGCTGAAGCTAGCAAAATGTCTGATTCAGTAACAGTACCTACGCCACCATGAATCATGTTTATTTTAACTTCATCATTAGATAATTTAGCTAATGATTGTTTTACAGCCTGAACAGAACCTTGAACATCTGCTTTTACAATTATGTTCAGTTCTTTAACTTCACCTTCTTGAATATGCATAAATAAATCTTCTAATGATACTTTTGTAGTAGAGTTTAAGTTAGCTTCTCTAAATTTAGCCTTTCTCTTTTCTCCAATTTGTCTTGCAAGCTTATCGCTTTTAACAGCATTAAAAGTATCTCCTGCATTTGGAACATCTGATAGTCCTAATATTTCAACTGCAGTTGATGGATTGGCCTTTTTAATGTTCTTACCCTTGTCATTTATCATGGCTCTAACTCTACCAAAAGAAGCACCTGCTACAATAGGATCTCCAACCTTTAAGTTACCCTTTTGAACTAAAACAGTAGCTACAGGACCTCTGCTCTTGTCAAGTTTGGCTTCAATTACAACTCCAGCACCTAATCTATTAGGATTAGCTTTTAATTCTTGCATCTCTGCTGCCAATACTATCATTTCTAAAAGATTGTCAATTCCTTCACCTTTAAGGGCAGATACTGGAACAGAAATAGTGTCTCCACCCCAATCCTCAACTAAAACTCCATGTTCAGATAATTCTTGCTTTACCCTGTCCGGATTAGATCCTGGTTTATCCATTTTATTTATAGCAACAATTATTGGTACCCCTGCAGCCTTAGCATGGTTTATAGCCTCTTTAGTCTGTGGCATAACTCCATCATCTGCCGCTACAACTAGTATAGCTATATCTGTAAGACTAGCTCCTCTAGCTCTCATAGACGTAAAGGCCTCATGTCCTGGTGTATCTAAGAATACAATTTTCTTACCATCCACATATACCTCTGATGCACCTATATGCTGAGTAATTCCACCTGCTTCTCTGGCAGTTACATTAGTCTCTCTAATAGCATCTAAAAGAGATGTTTTTCCATGGTCAACATGACCCATAACAGTTATAACCGGTGGTCTATCTTTTAAATCTTTTGGATCATCTTCAAAATCCTCAATTCCATATTCTGCTTCTTCTTCCTCTGCACCTTCTAATTTAACATCTATATTAAATTCTAAAGCAAGAGCTTCAGCCGTTTCAAAATCTATTTCTTGGTTTATGGTTGCAAATACACCCATAGACACTAACTTAGTCATAACATCAGTAACTGTTTTACCGATTTTATCACAAAAATCCTTTACAGAAATACTCTCTGGTAATCCGATTGCATTTTCATCTTCTGTAGAATCCATACTTTCACTTTTTCCTTCATTAGATTTGTAAAGTTCTTTAATAATTTCTATTATATCGTCTTCTAAAGTACTCATATGGTTTGTTACTTCCACATCATACTCTTCTAATTTACTTATAAGTTCTTTGCTTGATATGTCTAATTCTTTAGCTAATTGATATACCCTAGTTTTTGACATATGCATTCACCCCCAAATTTATTTAGGCTATTAATTGGTTTCTATGAGAGAACATATTTTTTCTGAAAAACCCTTATCACTAACTGCATAAACCGCCCTATTATACTTTCCAATGGCATGGGAAAGTTCTTCTTTTTCTCCATATACTAAAAATTTAATATTTCTATATGCACATGCATCTTTAAATTTCTTTTTAGTATTTTCTGAAGAGTCATTTGTCACAATGACTAAGTTTATTTTTCCTTTTTTTATGTACATTAGACAAGTGTCTTCTCCAGTCATGAGATTTCCTGACCTTTGTGCTAAACCCAGCATAGAATAAATTTTATTTTTCATCTCTTCTTATCTCTCCACATAGTTGTTCATATATTTTTTCTGAAATTTCTTGACTAAATGCCCTATTTAAACCTCTTTTTTTCTTAAGTTTATTAAAACATTCAATATCATCACATATATATGCGCCTCTTCCAGCTAATTTACCTGTTTTGTCTATACTTATTTGACCATCCTTTGATTTTACAACTCTAATTAATTCTTTCTTAGGCTTA
It contains:
- the infB gene encoding translation initiation factor IF-2, with translation MSKTRVYQLAKELDISSKELISKLEEYDVEVTNHMSTLEDDIIEIIKELYKSNEGKSESMDSTEDENAIGLPESISVKDFCDKIGKTVTDVMTKLVSMGVFATINQEIDFETAEALALEFNIDVKLEGAEEEEAEYGIEDFEDDPKDLKDRPPVITVMGHVDHGKTSLLDAIRETNVTAREAGGITQHIGASEVYVDGKKIVFLDTPGHEAFTSMRARGASLTDIAILVVAADDGVMPQTKEAINHAKAAGVPIIVAINKMDKPGSNPDRVKQELSEHGVLVEDWGGDTISVPVSALKGEGIDNLLEMIVLAAEMQELKANPNRLGAGVVIEAKLDKSRGPVATVLVQKGNLKVGDPIVAGASFGRVRAMINDKGKNIKKANPSTAVEILGLSDVPNAGDTFNAVKSDKLARQIGEKRKAKFREANLNSTTKVSLEDLFMHIQEGEVKELNIIVKADVQGSVQAVKQSLAKLSNDEVKINMIHGGVGTVTESDILLASASNAIIIGFNVRPSSAVSSMAERESVDVRIYRVIYEAIEDVQKAMKGMLDPEFKEVVIGKSEVRATFKVPNIGTIAGAYVKEGKMARNAKMRLVRDGIVIFEGDVSSLKRFKDDAKEVQTGYECGIGIANYNDLREGDIIEAYIIEEIKRD
- a CDS encoding L7Ae/L30e/S12e/Gadd45 family ribosomal protein → MKNKIYSMLGLAQRSGNLMTGEDTCLMYIKKGKINLVIVTNDSSENTKKKFKDACAYRNIKFLVYGEKEELSHAIGKYNRAVYAVSDKGFSEKICSLIETN
- the rnpM gene encoding RNase P modulator RnpM is translated as MVRAKKIPLRQCLGCMESKPKKELIRVVKSKDGQISIDKTGKLAGRGAYICDDIECFNKLKKKRGLNRAFSQEISEKIYEQLCGEIRRDEK